In a single window of the Ancylobacter polymorphus genome:
- the htpG gene encoding molecular chaperone HtpG, with amino-acid sequence MTTETFESRPFEADVSRLLHMMVHSVYSDRDVFVRELISNAADACEKLRYEAITQPELLGADPALAITLSADPEAGILTIADNGIGMSRDELIEALGTIARSGTRSFMDRIAEAEGQGDAKEGTQLIGQFGVGFYSAFMVAAKVDVVSRRAGSAEAWLWSSDGKGAFTVAPVALDEAPARGTTVTLHLTDDAKTYAERWTLERIVKEQSGHVPVPIRFIEKPGAEAAALSDGAALWTRPRSEISAQDYTDFYRSVAGQYDEPALTVHFRAEGRHEYTALVFVPGARPFDLFDADRKGRIKLYVKRVFITDDAELLPRYLRFVRGVVDSADLPLNVSREMIQDSPLLGAIKKGVTNRVISELAKLADTDAEAFGKVWENFGAVIKEGLYEDFERREQLLNLARFKTTASGEGTRSLKEYAAGLKENQTAIYYIAGDDAARIAHTPHLEGFRARGIEVLLLADAVDAFWVANGLDYDGKPFKSITQGAADLGLIPLLDTEAPPADTASEEVTALIAALKAELGEEVADVRPSDRLTDSAVCLVASESGPDRQFERFLAASGRLGSAAKPILEINPRHPMIVSLAGSTDAATRTDAAHLLLDTARVLDGERPGDAAAFSERLFRLMARGLGTV; translated from the coding sequence ATGACCACCGAGACCTTTGAGAGCCGCCCTTTCGAGGCCGATGTTTCCCGTCTGCTGCACATGATGGTGCACTCGGTCTATTCCGACCGCGACGTGTTCGTGCGGGAGCTGATCTCCAACGCCGCCGATGCCTGCGAGAAGCTGCGCTACGAGGCGATCACCCAACCGGAGCTGCTCGGCGCCGATCCCGCCCTCGCCATCACCCTCTCGGCCGATCCGGAGGCCGGCATTCTCACCATCGCCGATAACGGCATCGGCATGAGCCGCGACGAGCTGATCGAGGCGCTCGGCACCATCGCCCGCTCCGGCACGCGCAGCTTCATGGATCGCATCGCCGAGGCCGAAGGCCAGGGGGACGCCAAGGAAGGCACCCAGCTGATCGGCCAGTTCGGCGTCGGCTTCTATTCCGCCTTCATGGTCGCGGCGAAGGTGGACGTGGTCAGCCGCCGCGCCGGCAGCGCGGAAGCCTGGCTATGGTCCTCCGACGGCAAGGGCGCCTTCACCGTCGCCCCCGTTGCGCTGGACGAGGCCCCGGCGCGTGGCACGACGGTGACGCTCCATCTCACCGATGACGCCAAGACCTATGCCGAGCGCTGGACGCTGGAGCGCATCGTCAAGGAGCAGTCCGGCCATGTGCCGGTACCGATCCGCTTTATCGAGAAGCCCGGCGCGGAGGCGGCCGCGCTTTCCGACGGCGCGGCGCTGTGGACGCGCCCCCGTTCCGAGATTTCGGCGCAGGACTACACCGATTTCTACCGCAGCGTCGCCGGCCAGTATGACGAGCCCGCGCTGACTGTGCATTTCCGTGCCGAGGGCCGGCACGAATATACGGCGCTGGTGTTCGTGCCCGGCGCGCGACCCTTCGACCTGTTCGACGCCGACCGCAAGGGCCGCATCAAGCTCTATGTGAAGCGGGTCTTCATCACCGACGATGCCGAGCTGCTGCCGCGCTATCTGCGCTTCGTGCGCGGCGTGGTCGACAGCGCCGACCTGCCGCTCAACGTCTCGCGCGAGATGATCCAGGACAGCCCGCTGCTGGGCGCCATCAAGAAGGGCGTGACCAACCGGGTGATCTCGGAACTCGCCAAGCTCGCCGACACCGATGCCGAGGCGTTCGGCAAGGTGTGGGAGAATTTCGGCGCGGTGATCAAGGAGGGACTCTATGAGGACTTCGAGCGTCGCGAGCAGCTGCTGAACCTCGCCCGTTTCAAGACCACCGCCTCCGGCGAGGGCACGCGCAGCCTGAAGGAGTATGCCGCCGGTCTGAAGGAGAACCAGACCGCGATCTATTACATCGCCGGCGACGATGCGGCGCGCATCGCCCACACGCCGCATCTGGAAGGCTTTCGCGCGCGCGGCATCGAGGTGCTGCTGCTGGCCGATGCCGTCGATGCGTTCTGGGTGGCGAACGGGCTCGACTATGATGGCAAGCCGTTCAAGTCGATCACGCAGGGCGCCGCCGATCTCGGGCTGATTCCTCTCCTCGATACCGAGGCCCCGCCGGCCGACACGGCAAGCGAGGAGGTGACGGCCCTCATCGCCGCGCTGAAGGCGGAGCTGGGCGAGGAGGTCGCCGATGTGCGTCCCTCCGACCGCCTCACCGACAGCGCCGTGTGCCTCGTCGCCTCGGAGAGCGGTCCCGACCGGCAATTTGAGCGCTTCCTTGCCGCCTCCGGGCGCCTCGGCAGCGCGGCCAAGCCGATCCTGGAAATCAACCCGCGCCATCCCATGATCGTCAGCCTTGCCGGCAGCACGGACGCCGCCACGCGGACGGATGCCGCGCATCTGCTGCTCGACACCGCGCGTGTGCTCGATGGCGAACGGCCGGGCGATGCCGCCGCCTTCTCGGAAAGGCTGTTCCGGCTGATGGCGCGCGGCCTCGGCACCGTCTAA
- a CDS encoding DUF763 domain-containing protein translates to MSRRTGSADLPLHAGRVPPWLAERMTVLGAVISEAIVHHYGRDELLRRLAHPFWFQSFGAVMGMDWHSSGITTSVIGALKRGLQPLAGELGIHVCGGRGRHSRKTPQELMVVGERTGCDGEALGKASRLVAKIDSAAVQDGFDLYLHGFIVTDDGHWVVVQQGMNDASRQARRYHWLSEGLQSFLDDPHAAVDGPPQGEIVNLADARAARSRSGQLDLLESLGPDGIARAFAGLDGGTAPPAPASPQLELPHLVLPTHHEVRAKDVVLPRLQAALVAAADRGPEDFTDLLLVPGVGARTVEALALVAEVVHGAPCRFSDPARFSYAHGGKDRHPFPVPLKVYDHTIAVMKAAVRKAKLGQSEELAAIRRLDEQARQIERVAGGRDWDAIVADELRSSPRYGGRSVFGAEDELRAEAVVSQGAATR, encoded by the coding sequence ATGTCCCGCCGCACCGGAAGCGCCGACCTTCCCCTTCACGCCGGCCGGGTTCCGCCCTGGCTGGCGGAGCGGATGACCGTTCTCGGCGCGGTCATCAGCGAGGCGATCGTCCATCACTATGGCCGCGACGAGCTGCTGCGCCGGCTCGCACACCCGTTCTGGTTCCAGTCCTTCGGTGCCGTCATGGGCATGGACTGGCACTCCTCCGGCATCACCACCAGCGTCATCGGCGCGCTCAAGCGCGGCCTGCAGCCGCTCGCCGGCGAGCTCGGCATCCATGTCTGTGGCGGGCGCGGCCGGCATTCGCGCAAGACGCCGCAGGAGCTGATGGTCGTCGGCGAACGCACCGGCTGCGACGGCGAGGCGCTGGGAAAAGCGAGCCGCCTCGTCGCCAAAATCGACAGCGCCGCCGTGCAGGACGGCTTCGACCTCTATCTGCACGGGTTCATCGTCACCGATGACGGGCATTGGGTGGTGGTGCAGCAGGGGATGAACGACGCGTCCCGGCAGGCGCGGCGCTATCACTGGCTCTCGGAGGGGCTGCAAAGTTTTCTCGACGACCCGCATGCCGCCGTCGACGGCCCGCCGCAGGGCGAGATCGTCAACCTCGCCGATGCCCGCGCCGCACGCTCGCGCAGCGGCCAGCTCGACCTGCTGGAAAGCCTCGGACCTGACGGCATCGCCCGCGCCTTTGCCGGTCTCGATGGCGGGACGGCGCCGCCTGCGCCCGCCAGCCCCCAGCTGGAGCTACCGCACCTTGTGCTTCCGACCCATCACGAGGTGCGCGCCAAGGACGTGGTGCTGCCACGCCTGCAGGCGGCGCTCGTGGCGGCGGCGGATCGCGGGCCCGAGGATTTCACCGATTTGCTGCTGGTGCCCGGCGTCGGTGCCCGCACCGTGGAAGCGCTCGCCCTGGTGGCGGAAGTGGTGCACGGCGCGCCGTGCCGCTTCTCCGATCCCGCGCGCTTTTCCTATGCCCATGGCGGCAAGGACCGGCATCCCTTTCCGGTGCCGCTGAAGGTCTATGACCACACCATCGCGGTGATGAAGGCGGCGGTGCGCAAGGCCAAGCTCGGCCAATCGGAGGAGCTTGCCGCGATCCGCCGGCTGGACGAGCAGGCGCGCCAGATCGAGCGCGTCGCCGGTGGGCGCGACTGGGACGCCATCGTCGCGGACGAACTGCGGTCATCGCCGCGCTATGGCGGGCGCAGCGTGTTCGGCGCGGAGGACGAACTCCGCGCCGAGGCTGTGGTAAGCCAGGGCGCGGCCACGCGCTGA
- a CDS encoding autotransporter domain-containing protein translates to MFLASLTLTRRSLRCLLLASAAVMIAEAAQAQTITMPGTGGAGGGGAKGGASAIAGSGEAGQDGTGTPAGAGGGGGSGSTGGNGGSVPSTPSVAGGAGGVPNATGGKAGASGGVSGGGGGGGAHGFAGYGSSFVSGFYMGGNGGAGGNGIAYGGGGGGAGYGAAIVVQGTGETTLGGQFYGGTASAGGTGAAAGGDGGAGGAGLGIVDSDGGTIVMSSTASAFGGAGGAGGRGGGGDGGSGGAGLIVVNGQNATTLTLDGTLYGGIGGSGADGALGGAGGSGLVIATSGASGSITVNINGEVKAGPAGNSSGGFSPIGGDGGFGIYAGNPTGTAGVSVLNINANVTGGVGGSVSSASSGTSGAGGAGIFADTSTITVANGATVSGGAGAAVSTPFTNGAGGVGITATNSKIILDGEVEVTGGLGGDSLTRAAAISFGTGTNSLELRGDADGDLAYLLGGITHAGNTDTLILGGTNNVTIDGTALGSFASGFGSVEKTGTSTWTLTGYNGSYAGSLTISAGTLALSGSSNLSAASSVTIGKGTLDISATTSGTTIKDLSSSDSEARVVLGSQTLSVTTGSQATFAGVISGSGGPTVSGTLPNGLILTGDNTYLGTTTVNGALVIGLNSASGSVAGDIVVNAGGNLGFARNDTYTIQNSITAAAGSTIGFVYGTYSYAGSGVISGAVFVQGGELHLIANEFANASSLTLDSGGTLSGNGTVANLVVKNGGIVAPGNSPGTIAVNGTVELKAGSTYRVDVTPTGAHDLIIASGAATIESTAMVQLVAEAGRYKPTETYAILTATGGVTGTFASVEEDYAFLDGALSYDANNVYLTLTSNSASFTDYARTPNQLGTAVAAQALGGGNAVYDALLLLSENAVPAAFDALSGEAYASVSSVLQQQSIYVRDAVSGRLRQALTAPGVSPLAYGPGPVKAQLAEGYAPTLWAQGYGGWGNTYGNGNAASISNTIGGFLMGADVSVAENARAGLFGGYSRSTFDVDGRSSSGSASNYDLGLYAGAQFGAVALRGGAAYTWHDLSMSRSVVFPGFAESLKGNDTTGTAQVFGEIGYDVEVGAIAFEPFLGLAYVNVSGASLGEQGGAAALSVSTDDMSTFYSTLGVRLATTVEVGGRTLTPYATLGWQHAFGDVTPNSTMQFAGGLTPFSVSGVPVAEDALLVEAGLSYALSPTAQIGATYAGQLAGDASQNAFTAQFSLKF, encoded by the coding sequence ATGTTTCTCGCTTCGCTCACTCTGACCCGGCGCTCGCTGCGGTGCCTGCTGCTGGCCTCCGCCGCCGTGATGATCGCTGAGGCTGCCCAGGCGCAGACTATCACTATGCCCGGCACGGGCGGTGCCGGTGGTGGCGGTGCCAAGGGCGGTGCGTCCGCCATCGCAGGATCAGGCGAAGCCGGTCAAGACGGCACGGGGACTCCGGCCGGTGCCGGTGGCGGCGGGGGTAGCGGTTCGACCGGCGGCAATGGCGGGTCGGTGCCGAGCACGCCCTCCGTAGCAGGCGGAGCTGGCGGTGTCCCAAATGCCACCGGAGGCAAGGCGGGCGCGAGCGGAGGTGTCTCCGGCGGCGGCGGCGGCGGCGGCGCCCATGGCTTTGCCGGCTATGGTTCGAGCTTCGTCTCGGGCTTCTATATGGGCGGTAACGGTGGTGCTGGCGGAAACGGAATTGCCTATGGCGGTGGCGGTGGAGGTGCCGGCTATGGCGCTGCCATAGTCGTTCAAGGCACGGGCGAGACGACACTCGGCGGTCAATTCTATGGTGGTACGGCCAGTGCAGGCGGAACTGGCGCAGCCGCGGGCGGCGATGGCGGCGCGGGCGGCGCAGGTCTTGGTATAGTTGACAGTGATGGTGGGACCATCGTGATGTCCAGCACCGCTTCCGCGTTCGGCGGCGCTGGTGGCGCCGGCGGCCGCGGCGGCGGCGGCGACGGCGGCAGTGGCGGCGCCGGGTTGATCGTGGTCAACGGGCAGAATGCGACCACGCTGACATTGGATGGTACGCTGTATGGCGGCATTGGCGGTTCGGGGGCCGACGGCGCGCTTGGCGGCGCGGGGGGCAGCGGCCTTGTCATTGCAACTTCCGGCGCAAGTGGCAGTATCACCGTCAATATCAATGGTGAGGTAAAAGCTGGTCCGGCCGGTAACTCCAGCGGCGGCTTCTCTCCGATAGGGGGCGATGGCGGGTTCGGCATTTACGCCGGCAATCCCACCGGCACTGCCGGCGTCAGCGTCCTCAACATCAACGCCAATGTCACCGGGGGCGTGGGCGGCTCGGTGTCAAGTGCCAGCAGTGGCACATCGGGCGCCGGTGGGGCCGGTATTTTCGCTGACACGTCGACGATCACCGTCGCCAACGGCGCCACCGTTTCCGGCGGCGCTGGTGCAGCCGTGAGCACCCCTTTCACCAATGGAGCGGGCGGTGTCGGCATCACGGCCACCAATTCCAAGATCATCCTCGACGGCGAGGTCGAGGTGACGGGTGGGCTTGGCGGTGATTCCCTGACCCGCGCCGCCGCCATCTCTTTTGGCACCGGCACCAATTCGCTCGAACTGCGCGGCGATGCTGACGGGGACCTTGCTTACCTTCTCGGCGGCATCACCCATGCCGGCAATACCGACACGCTCATTCTTGGCGGCACCAACAATGTCACCATTGACGGCACGGCGCTGGGGAGCTTCGCTAGCGGTTTCGGCTCTGTGGAGAAGACCGGCACCTCGACCTGGACCTTGACCGGTTACAACGGCAGCTACGCCGGCTCTCTCACCATCAGCGCCGGCACGCTGGCGCTGAGTGGTTCGAGCAACCTCAGCGCCGCCAGCAGCGTGACGATCGGCAAGGGCACGCTGGATATCTCCGCCACCACGTCGGGCACGACGATCAAGGATTTGTCGAGTTCCGACAGCGAGGCCCGCGTGGTGCTGGGAAGCCAGACGCTGTCCGTGACCACGGGCAGCCAGGCGACCTTTGCCGGCGTCATCAGTGGCAGCGGCGGGCCCACGGTGTCCGGCACATTGCCCAATGGGCTGATCCTGACGGGTGACAACACCTATCTCGGCACCACGACCGTGAATGGCGCGCTGGTGATCGGCCTCAACTCGGCGTCCGGGTCGGTTGCCGGCGACATTGTCGTGAACGCGGGCGGGAATTTGGGCTTTGCGCGCAACGACACCTACACGATCCAGAACAGCATCACCGCCGCCGCCGGCTCGACGATCGGCTTTGTCTATGGGACCTATTCCTATGCGGGGAGCGGCGTCATCAGCGGCGCCGTGTTCGTGCAGGGCGGCGAACTGCATCTGATCGCGAACGAGTTCGCCAACGCCAGCTCCCTGACCCTTGACAGCGGGGGCACGCTTTCCGGCAATGGCACGGTCGCGAATCTCGTGGTGAAAAATGGCGGCATCGTCGCGCCGGGCAACTCGCCCGGAACCATCGCGGTGAACGGCACAGTGGAGTTGAAGGCTGGCTCCACCTACCGCGTCGACGTGACGCCGACGGGCGCGCATGATCTCATCATCGCCAGCGGTGCCGCGACCATCGAGTCGACCGCCATGGTCCAGCTCGTCGCCGAAGCGGGGCGCTACAAGCCCACCGAGACCTACGCCATTCTCACCGCGACGGGCGGCGTCACCGGCACCTTCGCCAGCGTCGAGGAGGACTACGCCTTCCTGGACGGCGCGCTGAGCTATGATGCCAACAATGTCTATCTGACGCTGACCTCCAACAGCGCCAGCTTCACCGACTATGCCCGCACGCCGAACCAGCTCGGCACCGCCGTGGCGGCGCAGGCGCTGGGCGGCGGCAACGCGGTCTATGACGCGTTATTGTTGCTCTCGGAAAACGCCGTGCCCGCCGCCTTCGACGCGCTGTCCGGCGAGGCCTATGCCTCGGTGAGCAGCGTGCTGCAGCAGCAGTCGATCTATGTCCGCGACGCGGTGAGCGGGCGGCTGCGCCAGGCGCTGACCGCGCCGGGTGTCTCCCCGCTCGCCTATGGCCCCGGCCCGGTGAAGGCGCAACTGGCGGAGGGCTACGCCCCGACCCTGTGGGCGCAGGGTTATGGCGGCTGGGGCAACACCTACGGCAATGGCAACGCCGCCAGCATTTCCAACACCATTGGCGGCTTCCTCATGGGCGCGGATGTGTCGGTGGCGGAGAATGCCCGCGCCGGCCTGTTCGGCGGCTATAGCCGCTCGACCTTCGATGTCGACGGGCGGTCCTCCTCCGGCTCGGCGAGTAATTACGATCTCGGCCTCTATGCCGGGGCGCAGTTCGGCGCCGTGGCGCTGCGCGGCGGCGCCGCCTACACCTGGCATGACCTCTCTATGTCGCGCAGCGTGGTGTTCCCGGGCTTCGCGGAATCGCTCAAGGGCAACGACACCACGGGCACGGCGCAGGTCTTCGGCGAGATCGGCTATGATGTGGAAGTGGGCGCCATCGCCTTCGAGCCCTTCCTCGGCCTCGCCTATGTCAATGTCTCGGGCGCCTCGCTGGGTGAGCAGGGCGGGGCGGCGGCGCTGTCCGTCTCGACCGACGACATGAGCACGTTCTACTCGACGCTCGGCGTTCGGCTTGCCACGACGGTGGAGGTCGGCGGGCGCACGCTGACCCCCTATGCGACGCTGGGCTGGCAGCATGCCTTCGGCGATGTGACGCCGAATTCGACCATGCAGTTCGCCGGCGGGCTGACGCCGTTCAGCGTGTCCGGCGTGCCGGTGGCGGAGGATGCGCTGCTGGTGGAGGCGGGGCTGAGCTACGCGCTCTCGCCCACCGCGCAGATCGGCGCCACCTATGCCGGCCAACTCGCCGGCGACGCCTCGCAAAACGCCTTCACCGCCCAGTTCTCGCTGAAGTTCTGA
- a CDS encoding DUF3429 domain-containing protein, with protein MSDARTLSPTQRTALLAAWLLAGAGTLPFLAGAADVFLRNGEWLGAVQIYGAVIASFVCGIHWGAALFAAEALALRLFLIGNIAALLGWAAVLLPAGPGFLLVAALFAVLLLVDRQLWRAGLSPLWFWRLRVAITAVVVAACLVIGAVA; from the coding sequence ATGTCCGACGCACGCACCCTGTCCCCCACGCAACGAACCGCCCTCCTCGCGGCCTGGCTGCTGGCCGGGGCCGGCACCCTGCCCTTTCTCGCCGGCGCGGCCGATGTCTTTTTGCGCAACGGGGAATGGCTCGGCGCGGTGCAGATCTATGGCGCCGTCATCGCCTCCTTCGTCTGCGGCATTCACTGGGGCGCGGCGCTGTTCGCCGCCGAGGCGCTGGCGCTGCGGCTGTTCCTCATCGGCAACATCGCCGCTTTGCTCGGCTGGGCGGCGGTGCTGCTGCCGGCCGGGCCGGGCTTCCTGCTGGTCGCGGCCCTCTTCGCCGTTCTCCTGCTGGTCGACCGTCAGCTGTGGCGGGCGGGGCTCTCGCCGTTGTGGTTCTGGCGCCTGCGGGTTGCCATCACCGCCGTGGTGGTCGCCGCCTGTCTGGTCATCGGGGCGGTGGCATGA
- a CDS encoding thiol-disulfide oxidoreductase DCC family protein: MSAHVTPSPAVTVWYDSACPLCRREIALMRRLDRRGRITFIDLGTATTCPTDRATMLARLHAREDGEMRSGAAAFAAMWRQIPLLRPLGLAARHPWVLAVLERAYLGFLRLRPRLQSLARRLEGAPR, translated from the coding sequence ATGAGCGCGCACGTCACGCCCAGTCCCGCCGTCACCGTCTGGTACGATTCCGCCTGCCCGCTGTGCCGGCGCGAGATCGCCCTGATGCGGCGGCTCGACCGGCGCGGGCGCATCACCTTCATTGATCTCGGCACCGCCACAACCTGCCCCACCGATCGCGCGACGATGCTGGCGCGGCTGCATGCCCGCGAAGACGGGGAAATGCGTTCCGGCGCCGCCGCCTTCGCCGCCATGTGGCGGCAGATTCCGCTGCTGCGGCCGCTCGGCCTCGCGGCGCGGCATCCCTGGGTGCTCGCCGTGCTGGAACGCGCCTATCTCGGCTTCCTGCGGCTTCGCCCAAGGCTGCAAAGCCTCGCCCGGCGGCTGGAAGGCGCGCCCCGGTGA
- a CDS encoding SDR family NAD(P)-dependent oxidoreductase: protein MSRAVVIGASGGIGSALVQALREQVAFDAVIGLSRRSSPALDLCEEASIAQAAAQVAALGAPTLIIDATGLLSDATLQPEKALKALDPAAMARAFAINAIGPALLMKHFLPLLPRDAPAVFATLSAKVGSIGDNRLGGWYSYRASKAALNQLVRTAAIELARTHRQAVCVALHPGTVETPLSRPFAKVGLQPLTPETAAREMLAGLARLGPADSGGFFDRHGAPLPF from the coding sequence GTGAGCCGCGCGGTGGTGATCGGCGCTTCCGGCGGCATCGGTTCGGCGCTGGTGCAGGCGTTGCGGGAACAGGTGGCGTTCGACGCGGTCATCGGCCTGTCGCGCCGTTCCAGCCCTGCGCTCGACCTGTGCGAAGAGGCCTCCATCGCCCAAGCTGCCGCGCAGGTGGCCGCGCTCGGGGCCCCCACGCTCATCATCGACGCCACCGGCCTGCTGTCCGACGCGACACTGCAACCGGAAAAGGCGCTGAAGGCGCTCGACCCGGCGGCGATGGCGCGCGCCTTCGCCATCAACGCCATCGGGCCGGCGCTGCTGATGAAGCACTTCCTGCCGCTGCTGCCGCGCGACGCGCCCGCCGTGTTCGCGACGCTGTCGGCCAAGGTCGGCAGCATCGGCGATAACCGGCTCGGCGGCTGGTACAGCTACCGCGCCTCCAAGGCAGCACTGAACCAGCTGGTGCGCACCGCCGCAATCGAGCTGGCGCGCACCCATCGGCAGGCGGTGTGTGTCGCCCTTCATCCGGGAACGGTGGAGACGCCGCTGTCGCGCCCCTTCGCCAAAGTGGGGCTGCAGCCGCTGACGCCCGAGACGGCGGCGCGGGAGATGCTCGCCGGGTTGGCACGGCTGGGACCGGCCGATAGCGGCGGCTTCTTCGACCGCCACGGCGCGCCCCTTCCCTTCTAA
- a CDS encoding DUF2256 domain-containing protein, translating into MARMRKKADLPTKLCRACGRPFAWRRKWARDWERVLYCSDRCRATGATSGAKESAS; encoded by the coding sequence ATGGCGCGCATGCGCAAGAAGGCCGATCTGCCCACCAAACTCTGCCGCGCCTGCGGCCGGCCCTTCGCCTGGCGGCGCAAATGGGCGCGCGACTGGGAGCGGGTGCTCTATTGCTCCGACCGCTGCCGCGCCACTGGGGCCACCAGCGGCGCGAAGGAGAGCGCGTCATGA
- a CDS encoding cryptochrome/photolyase family protein — MNGHLRFVLGDQLTREVSSLADLDPARDIVLMVEVEAEARYVPHHKQKIAFLLAAMRHFAQALRAEGIRVDYVRLDDAGNTQSFTGELARAVARHAPASVIVTEPGEWRVREMMADWAETLPVPVHIREDDRFFCSHAEFAALGRARKTGRMEFFYREMRRRTGLLMRGDAPEGGQWNFDPENRRALPRSLRVPPRRRFAPDALTREVIDLVAARFGGHFGDLEPFGWAVTRADALRALDHFIEDTLPGFGDYQDAMKAGEDFLFHSLISPYLNCGLLTAREVCARAEEAFRSGAAPINAVEGFIRQILGWREFVRGLYWAEMPAYAGSNHLGATRDLPVMYWTGETPMRCMAECIGATRRHAYAHHIQRLMVTGNFALLAGVAPAQIEEWYLAVYADAFEWVELPNVHGMVMHADGGRLGSKPYAASGAYIDRMSDYCKGCAFDPKIKRGPGACPFNYLYWNFLIENETVLSANPRLAMPYRTLARMPAAQRTEIVADATAFLAGLP, encoded by the coding sequence ATGAACGGGCATCTGCGCTTCGTGCTTGGCGACCAGCTGACTCGTGAGGTCTCCTCGCTCGCCGATCTCGACCCCGCCCGCGACATCGTGCTGATGGTCGAGGTCGAGGCCGAAGCCCGCTATGTCCCGCATCACAAGCAGAAGATCGCCTTCCTGCTGGCCGCCATGCGCCATTTCGCGCAGGCCCTGCGCGCGGAGGGCATACGGGTCGACTATGTCCGGCTCGATGACGCCGGCAACACACAGAGCTTCACCGGCGAACTCGCCCGCGCGGTCGCGCGCCACGCGCCCGCCTCGGTGATCGTTACCGAGCCCGGCGAATGGCGGGTGCGGGAGATGATGGCGGACTGGGCCGAGACCCTGCCCGTGCCGGTCCACATCCGCGAGGATGACCGCTTCTTCTGCTCGCACGCCGAATTCGCCGCGCTGGGCCGGGCGCGCAAGACCGGGCGGATGGAGTTCTTCTATCGCGAGATGCGTCGGCGCACCGGCCTTCTCATGCGGGGCGACGCTCCGGAAGGCGGCCAGTGGAACTTCGACCCGGAGAACCGCCGGGCGCTGCCGCGCAGCCTCCGCGTGCCGCCGCGCCGACGCTTTGCCCCGGACGCACTCACGCGCGAGGTGATCGACCTCGTCGCCGCGCGTTTCGGCGGGCATTTCGGCGATCTCGAACCTTTCGGCTGGGCGGTGACGCGGGCGGATGCGCTGCGGGCGCTCGACCATTTCATCGAGGACACCCTGCCCGGCTTCGGCGACTATCAGGATGCGATGAAGGCAGGGGAAGACTTCCTGTTCCACAGCCTGATCTCGCCCTATCTCAATTGCGGCCTGCTCACCGCCCGCGAGGTCTGTGCCCGCGCGGAGGAGGCTTTTCGCAGCGGCGCGGCACCGATCAACGCGGTGGAAGGCTTCATCCGCCAGATTCTCGGCTGGCGCGAATTCGTGCGCGGCCTCTATTGGGCGGAGATGCCGGCCTATGCCGGCAGCAACCATCTGGGCGCCACCCGCGATCTGCCGGTGATGTACTGGACCGGGGAGACACCGATGCGCTGCATGGCCGAATGCATCGGCGCCACCCGCCGCCATGCCTATGCCCACCATATCCAGCGGCTGATGGTGACCGGCAATTTCGCGCTGCTCGCCGGGGTGGCGCCGGCGCAGATCGAGGAATGGTATCTCGCCGTCTATGCCGATGCCTTTGAGTGGGTGGAATTGCCCAATGTCCATGGCATGGTGATGCATGCCGATGGCGGGCGGCTGGGCTCCAAGCCCTACGCTGCCTCCGGTGCCTATATCGACCGCATGTCGGATTACTGCAAAGGCTGCGCCTTCGACCCGAAGATCAAGCGCGGGCCGGGCGCCTGCCCGTTCAACTATCTCTACTGGAATTTCCTCATTGAAAACGAGACGGTGCTCTCGGCTAATCCGCGCCTTGCCATGCCCTACCGCACGCTCGCCCGCATGCCGGCGGCGCAGCGCACCGAGATCGTCGCCGATGCCACAGCCTTTCTCGCCGGGCTGCCGTGA